A part of Propioniciclava coleopterorum genomic DNA contains:
- a CDS encoding DNA cytosine methyltransferase: MHDQEDQPRRLRIGSLFSGYGGLDLAVEHVFNADTVWFSELNQPVAAVFSRHWPGVPNLGDITTINWHEVEPVDILIGGFPCQDVSTVGKRAGLAPGTRSGLWAHMAEAIDALRPEWVVIENVRGLLSSPATRPPAEGDRHDPRNPGDATLRELESDPWYLGDLAARPLRALGAVMPNRWLC, translated from the coding sequence ATGCACGACCAGGAAGACCAGCCACGCCGACTCAGGATCGGGTCGCTGTTCAGCGGCTACGGAGGCCTCGACCTCGCCGTCGAACACGTCTTCAACGCCGACACCGTCTGGTTCTCCGAACTCAACCAGCCAGTCGCCGCCGTATTCTCCCGCCACTGGCCCGGCGTCCCGAACCTCGGCGACATCACCACCATCAACTGGCACGAGGTGGAGCCCGTGGACATCCTCATCGGCGGGTTCCCCTGCCAAGACGTATCGACCGTCGGCAAACGCGCGGGCCTCGCACCGGGCACCCGTTCCGGGCTCTGGGCGCATATGGCCGAAGCGATCGACGCACTCCGGCCCGAGTGGGTCGTCATTGAGAACGTCCGAGGGCTGTTGTCCTCCCCGGCGACGCGCCCACCAGCAGAAGGAGACCGACATGACCCACGCAACCCCGGCGACGCAACCCTTCGCGAGCTGGAGTCCGACCCGTGGTATCTGGGAGACCTCGCAGCTCGACCTCTACGGGCTCTCGGCGCCGTTATGCCGAACCGATGGTTATGTTGA
- a CDS encoding tyrosine-type recombinase/integrase, with protein sequence MTDLAPLLQRFFTDKLDGQMNASTHTKAAYADTFRLLLLYAQKRTGTAPSALTLADLDADLVGGFLQYLEDERGNSAATRNARRAALRSFFDYASYRAPDAIVTISQVLAIPAKRTKKTLVSFLTGTEAEALIAAPDTTTWLGRRDRLLLHLGIQTGLRVTELISLRLDSIELGPQSQLRCLGKGRKHRVIPLQKPTVRLLTAWITELATSPEAPLFSTSAGTPLTRAAVAKLVARHAATAAEGCPSLTDKNITPHTLRHTCAMMLLHAGIDTASIALWLGHATIQTTQVYLHADLELKRRTLDRLPTIGNRPPARYQASDALIAFLTDR encoded by the coding sequence ATGACTGACCTCGCACCCCTGTTGCAGCGATTCTTCACCGACAAGCTCGATGGGCAGATGAACGCGAGCACGCACACCAAGGCCGCCTACGCCGACACGTTCCGGCTCCTGCTGCTCTACGCCCAGAAGCGCACCGGCACAGCCCCGTCGGCGCTAACGCTGGCCGATCTGGACGCCGATCTCGTCGGCGGGTTTCTCCAGTATCTGGAAGACGAACGCGGCAACTCCGCCGCGACGAGGAACGCGCGCCGGGCCGCGCTGCGTTCGTTCTTCGACTACGCCAGCTACCGGGCGCCGGACGCGATCGTCACCATCAGCCAGGTCTTGGCGATCCCCGCGAAACGAACGAAGAAGACCCTCGTGTCTTTCCTCACCGGCACCGAAGCCGAAGCGCTCATCGCTGCCCCCGACACGACCACGTGGCTCGGCCGAAGAGACCGACTCCTGCTCCATCTGGGCATCCAGACCGGACTGCGCGTGACCGAACTGATCAGCCTGCGCCTCGACAGCATCGAACTCGGACCACAGTCCCAGCTGCGATGCCTCGGGAAAGGCCGCAAGCACCGCGTGATCCCGTTACAGAAACCCACCGTGAGACTGCTGACCGCGTGGATCACCGAACTCGCCACCTCACCGGAAGCACCGCTGTTCTCAACCAGCGCGGGCACCCCGTTGACTAGGGCCGCAGTCGCGAAGCTCGTCGCCCGGCACGCGGCGACCGCGGCCGAGGGATGTCCGAGCCTGACGGACAAGAACATCACCCCGCATACGCTGCGCCACACCTGCGCGATGATGCTCCTGCACGCCGGGATCGACACCGCGAGCATCGCGCTCTGGCTCGGTCACGCGACGATCCAGACTACGCAGGTCTACCTCCACGCTGATTTGGAACTCAAACGCCGCACGCTCGACCGGCTCCCCACCATCGGGAACCGGCCGCCAGCGCGCTATCAGGCCTCCGACGCTCTGATCGCGTTCCTCACCGACCGCTGA